Proteins co-encoded in one Paracrocinitomix mangrovi genomic window:
- a CDS encoding DNA-directed RNA polymerase subunit omega, giving the protein MSINYKNTNAERTTVTRDSSDFSEKSGNIYKALIAISKRSNQISAEMKDELTKKLAEFASTTDNLEEIFENREQIEISKFYESLPKPVAIAIQEYLEDKIYVRDANEAIEAGQED; this is encoded by the coding sequence ATGAGCATTAACTACAAAAATACCAACGCTGAAAGAACAACTGTAACTAGAGATTCATCTGATTTTTCTGAAAAATCAGGTAATATTTACAAAGCGTTGATTGCAATTTCAAAGAGATCAAACCAGATTTCTGCAGAGATGAAAGATGAGTTGACAAAGAAATTGGCTGAATTTGCTTCAACTACAGATAACTTGGAAGAAATTTTCGAAAATAGAGAGCAAATTGAAATCTCTAAATTCTACGAAAGCCTTCCAAAGCCTGTTGCTATTGCTATCCAAGAGTATCTTGAAGATAAGATCTATGTAAGAGATGCTAACGAAGCAATCGAAGCAGGACAAGAAGACTAA
- a CDS encoding outer membrane protein assembly factor BamD produces the protein MIKLSKTILMSLVALLMLSCSEYNQILKSGDNERKKNAALKYYEEEDYLKSVTLLEDVIPFYKITSEGEKLYFYYCMSNYELGDYYLAGYYFKRFIRQYPTSKFNEKAAFLSALCAVQNSPNYKLDQTETLNALDELQIFIDLYPNSTRIDTCNQIMDRLRGKLELKQYENAMLYYKTENYKAAVVALEGTLEKYPESQYKESILFHAVKSSYFLAINSIESKKKERLEETLKRYRTFVAAFPESGHSTEVESYKEKTEQELTKIKESSSQ, from the coding sequence ATGATAAAGCTGTCGAAAACAATTTTAATGTCACTGGTTGCCTTGTTGATGTTGTCATGCTCAGAGTATAATCAAATACTTAAAAGCGGTGATAACGAACGCAAAAAGAATGCGGCTTTAAAATATTACGAAGAAGAAGATTACTTGAAAAGCGTCACTTTGCTTGAAGACGTCATTCCATTTTATAAAATAACATCAGAAGGCGAAAAGTTATACTTCTATTATTGCATGTCTAACTACGAATTGGGGGACTATTATTTGGCCGGATACTACTTTAAAAGATTTATCCGTCAATATCCTACAAGTAAATTCAATGAAAAAGCCGCTTTTTTAAGTGCATTGTGCGCAGTTCAAAACTCACCTAACTACAAGTTAGATCAAACAGAAACTTTAAATGCATTAGACGAATTACAAATCTTCATTGATCTGTACCCAAACAGTACACGCATTGATACTTGTAATCAAATCATGGATAGATTAAGAGGGAAGTTGGAATTGAAGCAATATGAAAATGCCATGTTGTATTACAAAACTGAAAACTACAAAGCGGCAGTAGTTGCTTTAGAAGGAACTTTGGAGAAATATCCGGAATCTCAATACAAAGAAAGCATACTGTTCCATGCTGTGAAAAGCAGCTATTTTTTGGCAATTAATAGTATTGAGTCAAAAAAGAAAGAGAGATTAGAAGAAACATTGAAAAGATATCGTACCTTTGTAGCCGCATTTCCTGAATCTGGACACTCCACTGAGGTAGAGAGTTACAAAGAAAAAACAGAGCAGGAACTGACTAAAATTAAAGAAAGTAGTAGTCAATAG